One Papaver somniferum cultivar HN1 chromosome 10, ASM357369v1, whole genome shotgun sequence genomic window carries:
- the LOC113318812 gene encoding G-type lectin S-receptor-like serine/threonine-protein kinase At2g19130 isoform X2: MFLTLGRGVLKPSCYVRFENSITTDNGINKPVFIVVPIVSLVAVILILVIIIYFCKRKWRIKEKFYAKTVDGTLAAFTYRELQISTNDFSQKLGGGGFGSVFKGVLPDSSDIAVKKLEGVSQGDKQFRSEVITIGIIQHVNLVQLRGFCSEGAEKLLVYDFMPNGSLDSHLFHQKSAEVLDWKTRYQIALGTARGLAYLHEKCRDCIIHCDIKPENILLDADYCPKVADFGLAKLFGRGFSQVLTTMRGTRGYLAPEWISGVAITPKADVYSYGKMLFEMISGKRNTGHISNDDKISYFPAWAATKMNEGDDIIFLVDNRLEGNADTLELTRACRVACWCIQDDETHRPSMGQVVQVLEGILEVNRPPTPKSLHLLVGNQDNMFSFLDSSNDSSEARVYTTSSMSY, from the exons ATGTTTTTGACACTAGGTCGGGGAGTTCTTAAACCCAGTTGTTATGTGAGGTTTGAGAATTCAATTACAACTGATAACG GGATAAACAAGCCTGTTTTTATTGTAGTCCCGATTGTTTCACTAGTTGCAGTTATACTCATCTTGGTCATCATCATTTACTTCTGCAAACGGAAATGGAGAATAAAGGAGAAATTTTATG CAAAGACAGTGGATGGTACTTTGGCGGCATTTACATACCGAGAGTTACAGATTTCGACGAATGACTTTTCGCAGAAGTTGGGTGGTGGTGGTTTTGGTTCTGTCTTCAAAGGGGTTTTACCCGACTCAAGTGACATAGCTGTAAAGAAACTTGAAGGTGTCAGTCAAGGTGACAAGCAATTTCGTTCAGAGGTGATCACTATCGGTATAATTCAGCATGTAAATCTTGTTCAATTACGTGGATTTTGCTCTGAAGGAGCAGAAAAGTTACTGGTTTATGATTTCATGCCAAATGGATCATTGGATTCTcaccttttccatcagaagagtgCTGAGGTTTTAGATTGGAAGACTAGATATCAAATAGCACTAGGAACTGCACGAGGATTGGCTTATCTCCATGAAAAATGCAGGGATTGTATCATACATTGTGATATTAAGCCTGAAAATATCCTTTTGGATGCTGATTACTGTCCAAAAGTAGCAGATTTCGGTCTGGCAAAACTTTTTGGTCGAGGATTCAGTCAGGTTCTAACCACCATGAGGGGAACTAGAGGCTACCTTGCACCAGAATGGATTTCAGGAGTGGCCATAACTCCAAAAGCCGATGTCTACAGCTATGGTAAGATGCTGTTTGAAATGATCTCGGGGAAGAGGAACACAGGCCATATCAGTAATGATGATAAGATTAGCTATTTTCCTGCTTGGGCAGCAACCAAAATGAACGAAGGCGACGATATCATTTTCCTAGTGGATAACAGGTTGGAAGGTAATGCTGATACCCTAGAGCTGACAAGGGCTTGTAGAGTTGCTTGTTGGTGCATTCAAGATGATGAAACTCATAGGCCTTCCATGGGTCAGGTAGTTCAGGTACTTGAAGGGATTTTGGAGGTGAACCGGCCTCCTACTCCAAAGTCACTTCACTTGCTTGTGGGAAACCAGGATAATATGTTTTCTTTCTTAGACTCCTCAAATGACAGTTCAGAAGCACGAGTCTACACGACATCATCAATGTCATATTGA
- the LOC113318812 gene encoding G-type lectin S-receptor-like serine/threonine-protein kinase At2g19130 isoform X1, whose product MLLCTGGLTDEDCKRCADISTRDATQYCPNGKEYIAWYNDCMLRYSNRSIFSVMELEPTIYLPTTSYRVNTGFNELINELTNNLVARASSNGTGASSSIKFAKGDVNYTGLKFQGLVQCTPDLSGSDCNRCLSNALAGRRYPNMFLTLGRGVLKPSCYVRFENSITTDNGINKPVFIVVPIVSLVAVILILVIIIYFCKRKWRIKEKFYAKTVDGTLAAFTYRELQISTNDFSQKLGGGGFGSVFKGVLPDSSDIAVKKLEGVSQGDKQFRSEVITIGIIQHVNLVQLRGFCSEGAEKLLVYDFMPNGSLDSHLFHQKSAEVLDWKTRYQIALGTARGLAYLHEKCRDCIIHCDIKPENILLDADYCPKVADFGLAKLFGRGFSQVLTTMRGTRGYLAPEWISGVAITPKADVYSYGKMLFEMISGKRNTGHISNDDKISYFPAWAATKMNEGDDIIFLVDNRLEGNADTLELTRACRVACWCIQDDETHRPSMGQVVQVLEGILEVNRPPTPKSLHLLVGNQDNMFSFLDSSNDSSEARVYTTSSMSY is encoded by the exons ATGTTACTCTGTACAGGAGGCCTTACAGATGAAGATTGTAAACGTTGTGCTGATATTTCAACTAGAGACGCCACTCAATATTGTCCAAACGGTAAAGAATATATTGCATGGTATAatgattgtatgttaagatacTCAAACAGATCAATCTTCTCTGTCATGGAACTGGAGCCAACTATATATCTTCCAACCACAAGCTATAGAGTAAACACTGGATTTAATGAGTTAATAAACGAATTAACAAATAACCTTGTAGCAAGAGCTTCATCTAATGGCACTGGTGCTTCTTCTAGTATAAAGTTTGCAAAGGGAGATGTAAATTATACAGGTCTAAAATTTCAAGGGTTAGTTCAATGTACTCCAGATCTATCAGGAAGTGACTGTAATAGATGCTTATCAAATGCACTTGCTGGTCGTCGTTATCCGAATATGTTTTTGACACTAGGTCGGGGAGTTCTTAAACCCAGTTGTTATGTGAGGTTTGAGAATTCAATTACAACTGATAACG GGATAAACAAGCCTGTTTTTATTGTAGTCCCGATTGTTTCACTAGTTGCAGTTATACTCATCTTGGTCATCATCATTTACTTCTGCAAACGGAAATGGAGAATAAAGGAGAAATTTTATG CAAAGACAGTGGATGGTACTTTGGCGGCATTTACATACCGAGAGTTACAGATTTCGACGAATGACTTTTCGCAGAAGTTGGGTGGTGGTGGTTTTGGTTCTGTCTTCAAAGGGGTTTTACCCGACTCAAGTGACATAGCTGTAAAGAAACTTGAAGGTGTCAGTCAAGGTGACAAGCAATTTCGTTCAGAGGTGATCACTATCGGTATAATTCAGCATGTAAATCTTGTTCAATTACGTGGATTTTGCTCTGAAGGAGCAGAAAAGTTACTGGTTTATGATTTCATGCCAAATGGATCATTGGATTCTcaccttttccatcagaagagtgCTGAGGTTTTAGATTGGAAGACTAGATATCAAATAGCACTAGGAACTGCACGAGGATTGGCTTATCTCCATGAAAAATGCAGGGATTGTATCATACATTGTGATATTAAGCCTGAAAATATCCTTTTGGATGCTGATTACTGTCCAAAAGTAGCAGATTTCGGTCTGGCAAAACTTTTTGGTCGAGGATTCAGTCAGGTTCTAACCACCATGAGGGGAACTAGAGGCTACCTTGCACCAGAATGGATTTCAGGAGTGGCCATAACTCCAAAAGCCGATGTCTACAGCTATGGTAAGATGCTGTTTGAAATGATCTCGGGGAAGAGGAACACAGGCCATATCAGTAATGATGATAAGATTAGCTATTTTCCTGCTTGGGCAGCAACCAAAATGAACGAAGGCGACGATATCATTTTCCTAGTGGATAACAGGTTGGAAGGTAATGCTGATACCCTAGAGCTGACAAGGGCTTGTAGAGTTGCTTGTTGGTGCATTCAAGATGATGAAACTCATAGGCCTTCCATGGGTCAGGTAGTTCAGGTACTTGAAGGGATTTTGGAGGTGAACCGGCCTCCTACTCCAAAGTCACTTCACTTGCTTGTGGGAAACCAGGATAATATGTTTTCTTTCTTAGACTCCTCAAATGACAGTTCAGAAGCACGAGTCTACACGACATCATCAATGTCATATTGA